From a region of the Agrobacterium larrymoorei genome:
- a CDS encoding ABC transporter substrate-binding protein has protein sequence MRITGKSAVLAMGLLVSTVWPAFAEKVTVKDVTGRDVEVNVPVKHVILGEGRQIYFLAALDKSNPFEHVVGWRDDLPKADPESYQAYLAKYPDIAKLPTFGGMKDGTFDIEQAVALKPDVILMNIDARTATEEAGYIEKLGKVGIPLVYVDFREKPMENTEPSMRLMGKLMGKETVAEDFIKFRSDSIKRVTDVLAKENPKKPVVFVERAGGYSDDCCMSFGNENFGKMVEIAGGINMAKDIIPGTFGTVNPEQVIASNPDQIIITGGKWDAYVPGGKWVGVGYGADLKEARRKLEDLTKRPAFTGVKAVQDGNVHAIWHQFYNNPYQFVAIQEIAKWLHPDLFKDLDPEATFKELHARFLPLDYKPGYFVSLKDDK, from the coding sequence ATGCGCATTACAGGCAAATCCGCCGTTCTTGCAATGGGCCTTCTGGTATCCACCGTTTGGCCTGCTTTTGCAGAAAAAGTTACGGTCAAAGACGTCACGGGACGTGATGTCGAGGTCAACGTGCCTGTGAAGCACGTCATTCTGGGCGAAGGCCGCCAGATCTATTTTCTGGCCGCGCTGGACAAGAGCAATCCGTTCGAGCACGTCGTCGGCTGGCGCGATGATCTGCCGAAGGCAGACCCTGAATCCTATCAGGCCTATCTGGCGAAGTACCCGGATATCGCCAAGCTGCCGACCTTCGGCGGCATGAAGGACGGCACATTCGATATCGAACAGGCCGTTGCCCTGAAGCCCGATGTCATTCTGATGAACATCGATGCCAGGACCGCGACCGAAGAAGCCGGTTACATCGAAAAGCTGGGCAAGGTCGGCATTCCGCTGGTCTATGTCGACTTCCGTGAAAAGCCGATGGAAAACACCGAGCCGAGCATGCGCCTGATGGGCAAGCTGATGGGCAAGGAAACCGTCGCGGAAGACTTCATCAAGTTCCGCTCCGACAGCATCAAGCGCGTAACGGACGTTCTCGCCAAGGAAAATCCGAAGAAGCCGGTCGTGTTCGTTGAGCGTGCAGGCGGCTACTCCGACGATTGCTGCATGTCCTTCGGCAATGAGAACTTCGGCAAGATGGTCGAGATCGCCGGTGGCATCAACATGGCGAAGGATATCATTCCGGGCACTTTCGGCACCGTCAATCCTGAGCAGGTCATCGCCTCCAACCCGGATCAGATCATCATTACGGGCGGCAAGTGGGACGCTTACGTTCCCGGCGGCAAGTGGGTCGGCGTTGGCTATGGCGCGGACCTGAAGGAAGCACGCCGCAAGCTGGAAGACCTAACGAAGCGCCCCGCCTTCACCGGCGTCAAGGCTGTTCAGGATGGCAACGTCCATGCCATCTGGCACCAGTTCTACAACAACCCGTACCAGTTCGTCGCCATTCAGGAAATTGCCAAGTGGCTGCATCCTGATCTCTTCAAGGATCTCGATCCTGAAGCAACCTTCAAGGAACTGCACGCCCGCTTCCTGCCTCTGGATTACAAGCCCGGCTACTTCGTCTCCCTGAAGGACGACAAGTAA